In one window of Solanum pennellii chromosome 2, SPENNV200 DNA:
- the LOC107009682 gene encoding pentatricopeptide repeat-containing protein At3g29290, with protein MVHVIKNFPTLAVSLDGNEKSNRLFCSRALYSGKVKGCLGFTSSRLVNAFERCSLFGIEQIKLSTVLFNIKEVNNLCNIALNVACEIEPMCGEETEGSDIEKDNSAKDQCSLELFGKDCLMNSYTERYDTNQPSGSLEETKSSVDNGILYLEEMDEKVLSERILKLSRLNKHKSALVIYKSMIFSGLKPDLHACNSLLSSLLRNGMLDNALKVFNSMKASGLTTGHTYSLILKAVADARGYDRAINMFRELISSRNLREQIDIIVYNTMISIFAKANNWDQAQKIWKILQYDGQVGTTVTYRLLICTFVRCGQNELAIDAYNEMIHNGLSPESDTMHAIIGAYSREGKYDSALNILQCMLDSELKPNARACNIVINSLGKAGKVKLAFEIYDLMKSLGHAPDVYTWNSLLNALNRANRYCDAIQLFERIRNIQSVILNEHIYNTVLTSCHRLGLWEKAVQVLWQMEASELPVSTASYNQVIGACEVARRPKVALQVYYRMVRQNRSPDIFTLLSLMRVCIWGSLYNEAVEILKFSEPNGSLYNAAIQGMCLTGRLDLAKKLYTEMRERSLQPDGKTRAMMLQNLPKDSRRNRKR; from the exons ATGGTACACGTGATAAAGAACTTTCCTACTTTAGCAGTTTCTTTAGATGGAAATGAGAAGAGCAATCGATTGTTCTGTTCAAGAGCTCTTTATAGTGGAAAAGTTAAGGGGTGTCTTGGTTTTACTAGTTCTAGATTGGTTAATGCTTTTGAGCGATGCAGTTTGTTTGGAATTGAACAGATTAAGTTGTCAACTGTTTTATTTAACATCAAGGAAGTGAATAACCTGTGTAACATAGCTCTGAATGTCGCTTGTGAAATAGAACCTATGTGTGGTGAAGAGACTGAGGGTTCTGATATTGAAAAAGATAATTCAGCCAAAGATCAATGTAGCCTAGAATTGTTTGGTAAGGACTGTTTGATGAATTCGTATACTGAAAGATATGATACAAACCAACCTTCAGGTTCTCTTGAAGAAACTAAAAGTTCAGTTGACAACGGGATTCTATACCTAGAAGAAATGGATGAGAAGGTATTGTCAGAAAGGATCTTGAAGCTCAGCAGGctaaataaacataaaagtgCATTGGTGATATACAAGTCGATGATTTTTTCAGGTCTTAAACCTGATTTACATGCATGTAATTCCCTTCTTTCAAGTCTCTTGAGGAATGGAATGCTTGATAATGCATTAAAAGTATTCAACTCCATGAAGGCTAGTGGGCTGACAACCGGCCACACTTATAGCTTAATTCTGAAGGCAGTTGCTGATGCTCGGGGTTATGACAGAGCAATAAACATGTTCCGTGAATTGATAAGCAGTAGAAATCTTAGAGAACAAATTGATATTATTGTATACAACACAATGATATCCATCTTTGCAAAAGCAAACAACTGGGATCAGGCACAGAAGATTTGGAAAATTTTGCAGTATGATGGTCAAGTTGGAACAACAGTCACTTACCGTCTGTTAATTTGCACATTTGTTCGTTGTGGTCAGAATGAACTAGCTATTGATGCATATAATGAGATGATTCATAATGGGTTAAGCCCAGAAAGTGATACGATGCATGCTATTATTGGAGCATACAGTAGGGAGGGTAAGTATGACTCTGCATTGAATATCTTGCAATGTATGTTGGACAGTGAGCTTAAGCCAAATGCGAGAGCATGCAACATAGTGATCAACTCACTTGGAAAAGCTGGCAAAGTCAAGCTTGCATTTGAGATTTATGATCTGATGAAATCATTAGGTCATGCACCTGATGTATACACATGGAATTCCTTGCTTAATGCCTTAAACAGGGCAAATCGATATTGTGATGCAATTCAGCTCTTTGAGAGAATAAGAAATATCCAAAGTGTTATTTTGAATGAGCATATATACAATACTGTTTTGACATCATGCCACAGACTTGGGTTGTGGGAGAAAGCTGTACAGGTACTGTGGCAGATGGAGGCTTCTGAACTCCCAGTTTCAACTGCATCCTATAATCAAGTCATTGGAGCTTGCGAGGTAGCCAGAAGACCCAAGGTTGCATTACAAGTGTATTACCGCATGGTTCGCCAAAACCGTTCTCCTGACATATTTACTCTATTGTCATTGATGAGGGTATGCATTTGGGGTTCTCTCTATAATGAAGCGGTGGAAATACTAAAA TTTTCTGAACCAAATGGATCACTTTACAATGCTGCTATTCAAGGGATGTGTTTAACAGGAAGGCTTGATTTGGCTAAGAAGCTGTACACAGAAATGCGTGAGAGAAGCCTTCAACCTGATGGCAAGACACGGGCTATGATGTTGCAAAACTTACCAAAAGATTCCAGGAGAAATAGAAAAC GTTAA